A single Pristis pectinata isolate sPriPec2 chromosome 22, sPriPec2.1.pri, whole genome shotgun sequence DNA region contains:
- the col8a2 gene encoding collagen alpha-2(VIII) chain codes for MRSSQLAKITRERTMLQMDIFILLLMTIIDYVSSGGYSSKYVRPMTKGPLGPPFREGKGQYIEIPVILPSDLKGDKGAPGKPGPRGPPGPPGMPGKAGYGKPGLPGPTGPPGAPGFSSFGKPGVPGIPGKPGIKGLPGPKGDVGPRGDSGPRGPAGNPGLPGPVGFSVPGKQGPPGITGAPGPRAEPGEKGERGPPGERGPKGEVGYGKPGIPGSRGKEGIPGKPGPPGAPGLGKPGINGLPGVPGEKGESGSRGEIGPPGPPGPQGPAGKPGLDGIGKPGQDGLSGMPGSAGLKGEPGPPGARGLPGVPGYAKPGMNGMRGQRGPPGAPGAPGPKGEPGISGLPGEQGPKGDQGYPGPMGSKGLMGKHGPPGPEGKIGLIGPPGPKGSQGDQGYSGVPGKPGIPGERGFQGPPGAPGKMGPKGDTGHTGAPGIPGLSGPVGPKGEPGQGGQPGPRGSSGIPGIQGPTGPRGPIGLPGPRGEPGPPGLPGEGKLGLPGIAGPMGPMGHPGIPGRMGAQGPPGPPGPPGPPGIIINGEATGIASLHVDGGVDGASVPGNGKRGKPEYERGEISARVAPAFTAILTKSFPPSGVPIKFDRILYNGQHGYNPATGLFTCQVPGVYYFAYHVHVKGTNIWVALYKNNVPATYTYDEYKKGYLDQASGSAVLELKQHDQVWIQMPSDQANGLYSTDYIHSSFSGFLLCPT; via the coding sequence AAATTCCAGTGATTCTTCCTTCGGATCTCAAGGGTGATAAAGGTGCTCCAGGAAAACCTGGACCAAGAGGACCTCCTGGGCCACCAGGAATGCCAGGCAAAGCAGGATATGGCAAACCGGGTCTTCCAGGTCCAACTGGCCCTCCAGGGGCCCCAGGATTTTCGAGCTTTGGAAAACCAGGAGTGCCAGGAATACCTGGTAAGCCAGGTATCAAAGGACTTCCTGGACCAAAGGGCGACGTAGGACCCAGAGGAGATTCTGGACCCAGAGGCCCAGCTGGGAATCCAGGGTTACCTGGGCCTGTGGGATTTTCTGTCCCTGGGAAGCAAGGACCCCCAGGGATTACTGGTGCCCCAGGGCCTAGAGCGGAGCCTGGTGAGAAAGGAGAACGTGGACCTCCTGGGGAACGTGGCCCCAAAGGTGAGGTTGGATATGGAAAACCAGGTATACCAGGTTCAAGAGGTAAGGAAGGGATTCCAGGTAAACCTGGACCTCCAGGTGCACCTGGTCTGGGAAAACCAGGAATTAACGGTTTGCCTGGTGTCCCTGGTGAAAAAGGTGAATCAGGATCAAGAGGAGAAATTGGACCTCCAGGACCACCTGGTCCTCAGGGTCCTGCAGGAAAGCCAGGATTGGATGGCATAGGAAAACCGGGTCAAGATGGATTATCAGGTATGCCGGGATCTGCAGGTCTTAAAGGTGAGCCTGGACCGCCAGGCGCTAGGGGTTTGCCTGGAGTTCCAGGGTATGCAAAACCAGGAATGAATGGAATGAGAGGTCAGCGAGGGCCTCCTGGTGCACCAGGTGCTCCAGGACCCAAGGGCGAACCAGGTATAAGTGGTTTACCTGGTGAACAAGGTCCTAAGGGTGACCAAGGTTATCCAGGGCCTATGGGCTCCAAGGGATTAATGGGAAAGCATGGTCCACCAGGACCTGAAGGTAAAATTGGGCTTATTGGGCCACCGGGGCCAAAAGGAAGCCAAGGGGATCAGGGATACAGTGGGGTACCTGGAAAACCTGGTATACCCGGGGAGAGAGGTTTTCAAGGACCTCCAGGAGCACCAGGTAAAATGGGTCCAAAAGGAGACACTGGACATACAGGGGCTCCTGGGATACCAGGATTATCTGGTCCTGTAGGACCCAAAGGAGAACCAGGACAAGGAGGACAACCAGGACCCAGAGGTTCTTCAGGAATTCCAGGTATTCAGGGGCCTACGGGGCCCAGAGGACCAATAGGTTTACCTGGTCCCAGAGGAGAACCAGGGCCACCGGGCTTACCAGGAGAAGGAAAATTAGGATTGCCAGGAATTGCAGGACCAATGGGTCCAATGGGACACCCTGGCATTCCAGGCAGGATGGGAGCTCAAGGTCCACCTGGACCTCCAGGTCCACCAGGCCCACCTGGGATCATCATTAATGGGGAAGCAACAGGTATTGCTAGCCTGCATGTAGATGGCGGTGTGGATGGTGCATCAGTACCAGGAAATGGAAAGCGTGGAAAACCAGAATAtgaaagaggagaaatttctgcacGGGTAGCTCCAGCTTTCACTGCAATTCTTACAAAATCATTTCCACCATCAGGGGTACCCATTAAGTTTGATAGGATTTTGTATAATGGACAACATGGTTATAATCCAGCAACTGGACTATTCACGTGTCAAGTTCCAGGTGTCTACTACTTTGCTTATCACGTGCATGTCAAGGGAACCAATATCTGGGTGGCACTGTACAAGAATAATGTGCCTGCAACATACACATATGATGAATATAAGAAAGGATACCTTGATCAAGCATCAGGAAGTGCGGTCCTGGAACTTAAACAGCATGATCAGGTGTGGATCCAGATGCCTTCAGACCAAGCTAATGGTTTATATTCCACTGATTACATCCATTCCTCATTCTCAGGATTCCTACTTTGCCCGACATAA